From Oncorhynchus tshawytscha isolate Ot180627B linkage group LG11, Otsh_v2.0, whole genome shotgun sequence, the proteins below share one genomic window:
- the LOC121847827 gene encoding uncharacterized protein LOC121847827, translating to MANGMVFHTQIASIMEVLANAAVAEICKLVDDDYAVFRLEITQSQKENRGLRRKLQLLEMKVSRERAERTIRERVLGSRPSSVKILDRYRGLARGEGHLTGGHRSFVKPAGHNTWRDDQPIASADAEAAGPEGSSLVKKERTEGEDPLHSGDIQTGAVATVAPPVATEDLTTAASPQPRTGRSITEGSRPSVHINGNFRFTWLCPFRSGIELRGPKGQGVGRGTNFSQ from the exons ATGGCTAACggtatggtttttcacactcaaatagcctcgattatggaggtgctagcgaatgcagccgtggcagagatctgtaaactcgtagacgacgactatgcagtgtttcgtttggaaataactcaaagccagaaagaaaacaggggattgcggaggaaactacagctGCTGGAAATGAAGGTGTCACGGGAGCGCGCAGAGAGGACAATACGAGAGCGCGTCCTCGGcagtcgtcccagtagtgtcaagatcctcgaccgatacagaggaTTGGCTAGAG gtgaaggacatctcaccggaggccacaggagctttgtgaagccggcgggacacaatacatggagagatgaccaacccATAGCT TCTGCAGATGCAGAGGCTGCAGGTCCTGAAGGATCGTCTCTGGTCAAGAAGGagaggactgaaggagaggaccCACTGCACAGCGGAGACATCCAGACTGGAGCAGTGGCTACAGTGGCACCTCCTGTAGCCACGGAGGACCTCACAACTGCCGCCTCGCCCCAGCCCAGGACCGGACGCagcatcacggag GGATCGCGACCCAGTGTCCACATCAATGGCAACTTCCGATTCACATGGCTGTGTCCTTTTCGATCAGGTATTGAACTCAGAGGACCAAAGGGCCAAGGCGTGGGGAGGGGGACCAACTTCAGTCAATAG